The genome window CCGGCGGCCTCGTGGCCTCCCGCATGACCGATGTGCCGGGCAGTTCCGACTACTTGTTGGAAGGGGTCGTATCTTATAGCAATGCCGCGAAAATGGCGCGCTTGGAGGTTCCGGCGGGGACGATCGAACGTCACGGCGCGGTCAGCGCGGAAACGGCTGCCGCCATGGCCCGGGGCGTGCGGCGAACCAGCGGAGCCACCTACGGCCTGTCCACGACCGGCGTCGCGGGGCCCGGCGGCGGAACCCCGGAAAAACCCGTCGGCCTGGTCTACCTGGGGCTGGCCGCCGAGGATGGCGTCGAGACGCGGAAGCTCATGCTGGGTCCGGACCGGCACGTCAACAAGACGCGGTCCGCCCTGGCCGCCCTGAACCTGCTTCGGCTGGCGCTCGCCCGCGCCGCCGGGGGGAACTGAAGACCCGTTGGCACCGTAGAAAGGCTATCGATGCGCACGTTCATTGCCGTGGAAGTACCGGATACCATAAAAGACCAGATCGCGGAACTGGAAAATCGACTAAAGGGTACAGGGACCGATATCAAGTGGGTCGAACCGGGTAACATCCACATCACGCTGAAGTTCCTCGGCAATATCGAGACGGACCAGCCGACGGCGATCCGCGGCGGCCTGAGCGAGGCGCTTGATTCGACGGGGCCCTTCGACTTGAAACTGGGGCGCGTCGGCGCTTTCCCGGATCTGAACCGGCCGCGCGTCTTCTGGGTGTCGGTCGAAGAAGGCCGGGATGAACTGATCCTGATGCAGCAGCGCATCGAAACGGAACTGCACGCACGCGGCTTCGTTCGCGAGGAAAGGCCCTTTTCGCCTCACCTGACCATCGGCAGGGTGCGATCGCCGCGGGGCCTGGCCAAGCTCACGGAACTGGTACAGACCGCGGCATTCGAGACCGATTCGTTTACGGTGAATCGCGTGGCGCTGGTGAAGAGTGACCTGAAGCCCGAGGGACCGGTCTACACGGTCGTCGATCACGTCGAACTGGTATGACGATGCCGATCATAACGGACATCAGCGCCCGGGGAAGCGAAGGGCGCCGGGAACGCAAGGTCACGATCGACGGCGAACGCACCCTGATGATCACGGAAGAGACCTTCCTCCGGTTCGGATTGATCGACGGGCAGGCTTTGGACCCGGAAAGGTTGCGGGAAATGGAACTGGCCGACGGCGTTTCCCGGGCCATGACGGAAGCCCATCGGCTCGTCGACCATCGCATGCGCACCCGCCGTGAACTGGCGGTGAGGCTCAGGGCCCGGGGCCGGCCGGAAGACGTCATCACGGCGGTGCTGGACCGCCTCGAGAATGTGGGATTGATTGACGACGGCCGCTTCGCCCGGCTGTGGATCGACGAACGGCTTCGTAAGAGGCCGGTCGGATTGTCCCTGCTACGGCGGGAGTTGAGGCAGAAGGGGATCGACGCCGAAGTCATCGAGTCCGCCCTCGAGGAAAGTGCATCCGGCGAAGGGGAAGCAGGGCGGGCCTACGAGGCGCTTCGCCGACAGACCTATCGATACGCCCGCCTCGACCGCGACGCGGCACATCGCCGCATGGTCGCCTTCCTGGGCCGGCGGGGGTTCGGACAGGATGTCGTTTACAAAGTCGTCCATCGCGTGCTGGACGAAATGGAGGAGTCCGGAAGTTGACCGGAGCCGAACTGCGCAGATCGTTTACGGGCTTTTTCGCCGACCGTGACCACACCGTCGTGCCGAGCGCCAGCGTCGTGCCCTGGGACGATCCCACCCTGCTTTTCACGAACGCGGGGATGAACCAGTTCAAGGACATTTTCCTGGGACGGAGCACCCGCGACTTCGTGCGCGCGGTGGATTACCAGAAGTGCATCCGGGCCGGCGGAAAGCACAACGACCTGGAGGACGTGGGCAGATCGCCCATTCACCAGACTTTCTTCGAAATGCTGGGGAACTGGTCCTTCGGCGACTACTACAAGGAAGACGCCATAACCTGGGCCTGGGAGCTGCTGACCGAAGAATGGAGCCTTACCGCGGACCGGCTCTGGGCAACCGTATTCCGGGAGGACGACGAAGCCGAACTGCTCTGGCAGCGGCACACCGGCGTGCCCGCCGACCGCATACTCCGTTTCGACGAAAAGGACAACTTCTGGGAAATGGGGGAGACCGGTCCCTGCGGCCCCAACTCGGAAATCCACTACGACCTGGGGCCGGGAAGGTGCGATTGGGAATGCGATCCGGACCATGTCTGCGGGGTCAACGGAGACTGCACCCGGTACGTGGAGATCTGGAATCTGGTGTTCATCCAGTACGACCGGGGAACCGACGGTGCGTTGACGCCCCTGCCGTCTCGCCACGTGGACACGGGCATGGGCTTCGAGCGCATGCTCAGCATACTGCAGGGCGTGGATTCGAACTACGAGACCGACGTGTTCCAGCCGCTGATGAATCACATCGGCGAACTGTCGGAACAGCCTTACGCGGAGGGAGATACGGCCGTGGCCTACCGCGTGCTCGCCGATCACGTCCGGGCCCTTGCTTTCGCCATTGCCGACGGCGCCCTGCCCTCCAATGAAGGGCGCGGCTACGTCCTGCGCCGGATCCTGCGCCGCGCGGCGCGGTATGGCCGTACGCTCGGCCTGTCCGATCCCTTCCTCTACCAGCTCGTGCCGACGCTCACCGAAGAGATGGGCGAGGCCTACCCGGAACTCCGCACCGCGCAGGAAAAGGTGGAGAAGGTGGTCAGGTCCGAGGAGGAGGCCTTCGGCCGCACGCTCGACCACGGGCTTGAACTCTTCGCGGGCATGGTGGACCAGGCTGAGACGGAGGGACGGCGGGAGATCCGGGGCGAAGAGGCCTTCAAATTGTACGATACCTACGGCTTTCCCCTGGACCTGACGCAACTTATGGCTGAAGAGAAGGGCATGGCCGTGGCCCTGGCCGGGTTCGAGGCGGAAATGGCGGAGCAGCGGGAGAGGTCGAGGGTTTCAATAAGAGCTGTAGCCGGCAAACCGCGGGCCAGGATTAATCTCAGCGCTGGTACAAAGTTCCTCGGCTACGATACACTAACAGTGGATCGCACATCCATCGTTTCTTTTGCAGACGGGACTGTCGAACTTTCGAAAACGCCATTCTACGGCGAAGCGGGTGGACAGATTGGCGATACCGGCTGGCTGGAACTGGAGTCGGGAGACCGGATCGCCGTGCTAAATACCACCAGGGAAGGAAACAGCATCATCCACCACTGCGATCCAGACCGCGGTTCCGACCTGGCAGGAGGCATGACTGTTACCGCGCATGTCGACGCAGCGCGCAGGCAGTCCATCATGCGGAACCACACGGCGACCCACCTCCTGCACGCCGTGTTGCGGGAGACCCTGGGCGCACACGTGGAACAGCGGGGCTCCGTCGTAGGCCCCGACCGCCTGCGATTCGACTTCTCCCATTTCAGCGCCGTCACGCCCGACGAACTGAACGCCATCGAACGCAAGGTCAACGAACTCATCTGGGAGAATATCGGCGTCGAACCGTTCGAAACCGACCTGGAAGACGCCAGGAGCCAGGGCGCCATGGCGCTGTTTACGGAGAAATACGAGGACAGGGTGCGCGTGGTTCGCATCGGCGACGTGAGCCTGGAGCTGTGCGGCGGCACCCACCTCGGCGCCACCGGAGAGATCGGGTTGTTCCGGCTGGTCCGGGAGTCGGGCATCGCGACCGGCGTGCGGCGGGTGGAGGCCCTGACCGGCGCCGGCGCCTACGAAGCCGTCAAGCGAGACGAAGTACTCGTAGCGCGGACCGCGGAAGCCCTCAAGAGCGAGCCGGAGGACCTGTTGAAAAGGGCCGGCGACCTGACCGCGCGGATTCGCGACTTGGAACGGCACATCCGCGATCTGAGTACGGATTCCGCGCGGAATTGGATCGACGACCTGGTAAACGGGGCCGTGGATGCAGGCGGCGTCTCCGTGGCGGCGGGCCGCGTGGACAGTCCGGACATGGACACGCTGCGCGCCATGGGAGACACCTTGCGCGAACGCCTTTCCGGGGCCGCGGTGGGCGTACTCTTCGCCAGCTTCGATGACCGGCCCGTCTGCATTGTCGTGGTCACAGACGAAGCGATCTCGGGCAACAACCTCCACGCGGGCAAGCTTGCGCGGGACGTGGCCGCGGTCATTGGCGGCGGCG of Gemmatimonadota bacterium contains these proteins:
- a CDS encoding nicotinamide-nucleotide amidohydrolase family protein, with the translated sequence GGLVASRMTDVPGSSDYLLEGVVSYSNAAKMARLEVPAGTIERHGAVSAETAAAMARGVRRTSGATYGLSTTGVAGPGGGTPEKPVGLVYLGLAAEDGVETRKLMLGPDRHVNKTRSALAALNLLRLALARAAGGN
- the thpR gene encoding RNA 2',3'-cyclic phosphodiesterase, producing the protein MRTFIAVEVPDTIKDQIAELENRLKGTGTDIKWVEPGNIHITLKFLGNIETDQPTAIRGGLSEALDSTGPFDLKLGRVGAFPDLNRPRVFWVSVEEGRDELILMQQRIETELHARGFVREERPFSPHLTIGRVRSPRGLAKLTELVQTAAFETDSFTVNRVALVKSDLKPEGPVYTVVDHVELV
- a CDS encoding regulatory protein RecX, which produces MPIITDISARGSEGRRERKVTIDGERTLMITEETFLRFGLIDGQALDPERLREMELADGVSRAMTEAHRLVDHRMRTRRELAVRLRARGRPEDVITAVLDRLENVGLIDDGRFARLWIDERLRKRPVGLSLLRRELRQKGIDAEVIESALEESASGEGEAGRAYEALRRQTYRYARLDRDAAHRRMVAFLGRRGFGQDVVYKVVHRVLDEMEESGS
- the alaS gene encoding alanine--tRNA ligase, with amino-acid sequence MTGAELRRSFTGFFADRDHTVVPSASVVPWDDPTLLFTNAGMNQFKDIFLGRSTRDFVRAVDYQKCIRAGGKHNDLEDVGRSPIHQTFFEMLGNWSFGDYYKEDAITWAWELLTEEWSLTADRLWATVFREDDEAELLWQRHTGVPADRILRFDEKDNFWEMGETGPCGPNSEIHYDLGPGRCDWECDPDHVCGVNGDCTRYVEIWNLVFIQYDRGTDGALTPLPSRHVDTGMGFERMLSILQGVDSNYETDVFQPLMNHIGELSEQPYAEGDTAVAYRVLADHVRALAFAIADGALPSNEGRGYVLRRILRRAARYGRTLGLSDPFLYQLVPTLTEEMGEAYPELRTAQEKVEKVVRSEEEAFGRTLDHGLELFAGMVDQAETEGRREIRGEEAFKLYDTYGFPLDLTQLMAEEKGMAVALAGFEAEMAEQRERSRVSIRAVAGKPRARINLSAGTKFLGYDTLTVDRTSIVSFADGTVELSKTPFYGEAGGQIGDTGWLELESGDRIAVLNTTREGNSIIHHCDPDRGSDLAGGMTVTAHVDAARRQSIMRNHTATHLLHAVLRETLGAHVEQRGSVVGPDRLRFDFSHFSAVTPDELNAIERKVNELIWENIGVEPFETDLEDARSQGAMALFTEKYEDRVRVVRIGDVSLELCGGTHLGATGEIGLFRLVRESGIATGVRRVEALTGAGAYEAVKRDEVLVARTAEALKSEPEDLLKRAGDLTARIRDLERHIRDLSTDSARNWIDDLVNGAVDAGGVSVAAGRVDSPDMDTLRAMGDTLRERLSGAAVGVLFASFDDRPVCIVVVTDEAISGNNLHAGKLARDVAAVIGGGGGGKAHMAQAGGKDASRIDEAVAQAPGIIGKHLQDAGQ